The Oenanthe melanoleuca isolate GR-GAL-2019-014 chromosome 1A, OMel1.0, whole genome shotgun sequence genome contains a region encoding:
- the LOC130267141 gene encoding histone H4 yields the protein MSGRGKGGKGLGKGGAKRHRKVLRDNIQGITKPAIRRLARRGGVKRISGLIYEETRGVLKVFLENVIRDAVTYTEHAKRKTVTAMDVVYALKRQGRTLYGFGG from the coding sequence ATGTCTGGTCGGGGCAAGGGCGGCAAGGGGCTCGGCAAGGGCGGCGCCAAGCGCCACCGCAAGGTGCTGCGCGACAACATCCAGGGCATCACCAAGCCGGCCATCCGCCGCCTGGCTCGGCGCGGCGGCGTCAAGCGCATCTCGGGGCTGATCTACGAGGAGACGCGCGGGGTGCTCAAGGTGTTCCTGGAGAACGTGATCCGCGACGCCGTCACCTACACGGAGCACGCCAAGAGGAAGACCGTCACGGCCATGGACGTGGTCTACGCCCTCAAGCGCCAGGGTCGCACTCTGTACGGCTTCGGCGGCTAA